In Asterias amurensis chromosome 4, ASM3211899v1, one genomic interval encodes:
- the LOC139936116 gene encoding beta-1,3-galactosyltransferase 1-like, which produces MSRKIPIPLRVFCVSLLVIYLWKIRGPAEIVPKTEVDVDKLSRVEWLQKDDLNLTKIKEWSSQSYTEYLTKAYEPPKEEHVNPHNFKLLLDEPMACMDVESATPKRVVLLVLISTVHANYGRRQAIRETWGSLEEIGGLPVVTLFLLARSKHLETSLHEESAVYHDLLMEDFEDTYKNLSLKTMMAMKWASTHCPQASFVMKTDDDMYVSYRNILNYIFKSEIPKTDLAVGMKIGGEAPIRNTNSKWYMPKELFPGDVYPPWLSGGGFVLSGDLPGRIYAVSLNTKLLHLEDVFVGVCLEKLKINLIMNRQFSNRRLTYSYCKFRNIITTHGVPYQDLKAIWADQLVDKPCWFWT; this is translated from the coding sequence ATGTCCAGGAAAATACCCATTCCACTAAGAGTTTTTTGCGTTAGCCTGCTCGTGATCTACCTATGGAAAATCAGAGGACCGGCAGAAATTGTTCCTAAGACAGAAGTGGACGTAGACAAGTTAAGTCGCGTAGAGTGGCTGCAAAAGGATGATCTAAATTTGACTAAGATTAAGGAGTGGTCGTCACAAAGTTACACAGAGTATTTAACAAAGGCTTATGAACCACCAAAGGAGGAACATGTTAACCCGCATAATTTCAAACTTCTTTTGGACGAGCCAATGGCGTGCATGGATGTAGAAAGCGCGACTCCGAAGCGTGTGGTGCTACTAGTGCTTATTTCCACTGTTCATGCTAATTATGGACGGAGGCAAGCGATACGGGAAACATGGGGGAGTCTGGAGGAGATCGGAGGGCTACCTGTGGTGACATTGTTCCTTCTTGCTCGTTCAAAACACTTGGAGACGAGTCTTCATGAGGAGAGTGCGGTGTATCATGATCTTCTGATGGAGGATTTTGAGGACACCTACAAGAACCTGTCGTTGAAGACCATGATGGCAATGAAGTGGGCTAGTACTCATTGCCCACAAGCTTCTTTTGTTATGAAGACGGATGACGATATGTACGTCAGCTACCGCAACATCTTAAACTACattttcaagtctgagattcCCAAAACGGATCTTGCCGTCGGGATGAAGATAGGTGGTGAGGCTCCGATTCGAAATACGAACAGCAAATGGTACATGCCTAAGGAATTATTTCCCGGAGACGTTTACCCACCGTGGCTTTCAGGCGGAGGGTTCGTCTTATCCGGTGATTTACCCGGACGAATCTACGCAGTGTCTCTCAATACCAAACTTCTGCATCTTGAAGACGTCTTCGTTGGAGTCTGTCTTGAAAAGTTGAAGATAAATCTAATCATGAATCGACAGTTTTCGAACAGGAGATTGACGTACTCTTATTGTAAATTCCGTAATATTATAACTACTCATGGTGTACCTTATCAAGACCTAAAGGCAATTTGGGCGGATCAATTAGTTGACAAACCATGCTGGTTCTGGACGTAA